A segment of the Branchiostoma floridae strain S238N-H82 chromosome 10, Bfl_VNyyK, whole genome shotgun sequence genome:
AAGATCATGTCAGTAAAATTGCATGCTTTTTCTTAGCCtagttttcagtttgaatttaTCAAGATTGACAATGACCCTGAAAATTTACATTGTAATTATTTTTCATGTGGTTCATTAACATGCATGGCTGCACAAAACACACGAATACCAACAACTTTTGGTGCTATTTCGAAGAGTTAACTACTCCGTTGTCATCGTAAAGACTTGGCCATTCTTTGAATTTTCCTCGACATATCCTATACGTTGGGATCCGATCTAGTCGGGATGTAGGGCCCAAGTTCAACAGTAGGAAAATCACTATCGCCAACGGTGAGTAGGAATGATTGGAAACGATTGTCATCATTCTGCGAAGGTGGCGCAAATTACAGATTCCTGGTCCAGATTATGTCGCCAAAACGCCTGACACATGTCTTCCACATCTTCCTCTAACGTGTGAGTGTCCACAAACTTGCCGGTGAAGTGCATCTGTCCGCCGAGGATGAAGTAGACCTTGCGGTCGATGACGGCGACTTTGGAGGCAAACTTGTGAACGCAGGGATGCTGGGGGACCACGGACCATGGCGATGATTCCTTCATAGTCAGTCGTAGACCAGtcctgcacatctcaacaacgGTACTGCCTGTTATCTCCCCGTTTATGAAGGTTTCACCGCCGGCTATGTAGATGATGTCACCTTGCACCATGGCGGTCGCTCCTGAATGGGGATCTCTTGTTGGTGACACTGCTTCCCAGGAGTCATTCGGCGGGAAGAACTTTTGTACCGCTGACGTTGGTACAGccgttggcttgaggttgtccactGCGCCTATCGCCCTTGGTGCAAGTGTTTGTTTATCGCCTACAATCCCATGGATGTTACCACCGATTGCGTACACAGCACCCTGACAGCTTGTGAGGGTCACTCCGTCGGTTGATCTGGGGAATGATGGGATTCTCATCCACCGGCCTTTAGGTATGTCATAGCACTGAGCTCTACTGCTCTGGAAATCGCCCTCACACGTCGAGTACACAAGAAATAGCCTCGTGTCGATTGCTGCCATTATAGGCGACTTACTGTTAGCTAATCCAGAAGGTGCCTTTAGATGGTTCCAAGTGTTTGTTGTCGGAACATAGAACTGAAATGAGTTCTTGAATACGGCATACAGAACATTTCCGACCACAGCTGCCGCACAAATGGATCCATCTGGGCGACTCCGAGAAACTTGCATCGTCCATGATTTGTTCCGGATTCTGTATTTTCTACTAGAGGTAATAGCCATCAAAACCTGTGGAAGACAAATATTTTAAGCTAGATACTGACTCTGGATACCGCAAAAACTTGACACCTCGATCTTTGCTTGACATTTAATTCAAACACATTAATATTGTTGGAGCGTTTTTTGTATCaggattagggctgggtaccggtacagtgtaccggtacaaaaccgatttttcttattggaccggtccagaaaaaccggacctggacctgatcctttggacctgaaccgtacctggacctgaattttctgtaccggtacccacccctaatcaggATCGAAATCAATTCGATTGTTCTTGCTATGTGGTAACGTAATAGGCCTTTTCACCAGCGCAGCTCGGCACAGAACCCTATATACTTGATTACTTTGTTTTTATACATTTCAGGCATGTAAAAACACATACCTTTTTGCCCAGCTTTGCCCTTGGTCTTGACCGTGGCCAGTCAATGCTTCCTTTAATCTCGGGTGAAAGACTGTGGTAGGCCATGGCTTCCAGGATCAGTTGCCTGCAACTTTCTACAACACCCATATCGGTCTGTAGCAGTCCATACAGAGTGCTCTGGTCCAGCAGTGCGAATCTCACGTGGCTGAGGACTTCGGCCGCATGCGGCATTCTGGTGTGTTCGTCGTACATGAGCCAGCGCACCACCGCCTCATACACCTGAAAAGGGATTCACTTCCATTTATTAGTGAATTAGACAAAATTATAACCCTGTTACATATAGCCAACCATGGTCAcacaaccttctccagaccgaCCATGGTTCCGAGTTACTCTCGAGCAAATCTGTGGTTGGGATTTGAACGCCGGCGAAGTTGCTTTCAGGTCTTCTTAAGTCGTCTGTGACAGCGGACTATAAACATGACCAATCAAATGCGGGAAAGCCTTATTTTACGTGGATAACATCAAAGGAGCCAGCTGGAGCTACGagtagaatagaatggaatcaAAGCTATTCCATTGCAGTGCCGACCGTGTGTCCTGAATGTGTGATAGGGATCTTAACCACtgtgccatacatgtacatcactatAAAATGGGCAGCCGCAAGCAAAAATTCATTCATAAATCCAACATAATTAGGAGATGCACCTCTAGCTCGGATGGCGTTACAAGATCGTCGAGCTGTAACAGCTTGGTCAGTTGGTCCGCTGTAGTGGATTTCATGAAGTCTTCGGTGGTGCTCAGCTCCAGAAAGTTCTCCGCAAGTGTAGAATCCACTTTCTCTTGCAAGGTCGTCAATCCGTACACGCTAGCAACCTGCAGGAGAAAAGTAGATTTCAGAGGGAAAGATTGTAGCTAGCGAATTAGACAAGCTTTACGACGGTGCCGAGAAGGGCATGTACCGTGGTCGACGTGTATAGTGAGCATTACACTTGTTTGCTAGATCAAAACAGTTATCTTGCCTGCTCAACACCCGGTGGTTTTGCATGCTCAACACACCACTACTTTGCCTGTGCCACATACCCTAGTAGACAAAGTAGGTGTGTTGAGCAGGTAAACAGATGATCATGTGTAGCTCATTGTTGGTGTCGGCGACGGTAGGCATGTATAAAAGAGCAAGTCATGGCAGCACATCCATGCGGTACTCCAAACGTAGAACTGATAAAATCTCGTATGCGATAAACACTGATGAAATAACGACGGCTGTATGATATGTAGTAACAAGGTTAAAATAGCTAAATGCAAGACATAATTACAGTCACTGTATACTTAAACTAACCCACCTCTTCTGCCTTTGTATAATTCGATAGGTCCAGTGGTGCCTCACGCATGTTTTGCAAAATGCAGTCGTAGCACAGTTTCAGGACGGGCTGAACCTATTCATAAGATTAAGGACAATACGATTCAGTATAAACCTAGGTCATCTTTAGTAACATAACCGAGAAATCATGACACGCCATGCAGTTAATTCTTTTCACACTAGTGCAAGGAAcagtatttcatcaaaagtacATGTGGCCTTTCTTGTACATGGTATTCCTCGGTCACAGATTCCTTCCTCCGTGCACTATGGTCTGTTTTGGCATCAACCTGACAGAGAGCGACCAATCTCTGTTGTGTAAACCCGAGGAGCTTACCTGTAGATGATTGGCCACCAAGAGAACATCGTACACACTCTCTATAGACACCACAAGTTCCCCAGAATACAGGAAGTTCAGTAGGAGTCGAAAGCCCTCTCTGGTGATACAGGGGTCCCTCAGTTTTACACGGTTGCTTCGACTTTCCTCCATACCTGCAGAAAGAAGTCCAGCACATCTGAATATATCAACTCTAACTTCACGTTCATAACGTTATACAGATTCTGCATGTAAATTTACAACAAAGTCTTGCCCCTGGGACAGTAagggacctgacgttatttactggggggggagggctggtgcaaaataggtctggtaaaaaatttttcaatggccccccccacGCCCCCAAAAATTTTtctatggccctccccccgccccaaaaaaattttcaatggccccccccaaaaaatttttccctgccttttccattacacacagtctatcattaaataatatagcaataacaat
Coding sequences within it:
- the LOC118423744 gene encoding kelch-like protein 26, which produces MADGGCVEDHENVHRTLSDPTFGNDMLSVLNDMRAEGVLLDVTVVVGEEEFMAHSTVLAYGSDFFRRLFASGMEESRSNRVKLRDPCITREGFRLLLNFLYSGELVVSIESVYDVLLVANHLQVQPVLKLCYDCILQNMREAPLDLSNYTKAEEVASVYGLTTLQEKVDSTLAENFLELSTTEDFMKSTTADQLTKLLQLDDLVTPSELEVYEAVVRWLMYDEHTRMPHAAEVLSHVRFALLDQSTLYGLLQTDMGVVESCRQLILEAMAYHSLSPEIKGSIDWPRSRPRAKLGKKVLMAITSSRKYRIRNKSWTMQVSRSRPDGSICAAAVVGNVLYAVFKNSFQFYVPTTNTWNHLKAPSGLANSKSPIMAAIDTRLFLVYSTCEGDFQSSRAQCYDIPKGRWMRIPSFPRSTDGVTLTSCQGAVYAIGGNIHGIVGDKQTLAPRAIGAVDNLKPTAVPTSAVQKFFPPNDSWEAVSPTRDPHSGATAMVQGDIIYIAGGETFINGEITGSTVVEMCRTGLRLTMKESSPWSVVPQHPCVHKFASKVAVIDRKVYFILGGQMHFTGKFVDTHTLEEDVEDMCQAFWRHNLDQESVICATFAE